A DNA window from Sulfitobacter sp. BSw21498 contains the following coding sequences:
- the uvrA gene encoding excinuclease ABC subunit UvrA — protein sequence MAELKNIEVRGAREHNLKNIDVDIPRDKLVVITGLSGSGKSSLAFDTIYAEGQRRYVESLSAYARQFLDMMQKPDVDHISGLSPAISIEQKTTSKNPRSTVGTVTEIYDYMRLLFARVGTPYSPATGKPIEAQQVQDMVDRIMTMPEGTRAFLLAPIIRDRKGEYRKEFLDLRKQGFQRVKVNGEFYELDEPPTLDKKFRHDIDVVVDRIVVREGLETRLADSLRTALDLADGIAVLETAPAEGELERHTFSEKFACPVSGFTIPEIEPRLFSFNAPFGACPSCDGLGKELFFDERLVVPDQNLKVYDGALAPWRKGKSPYFLQTIEAIARHYKFSENTRWKDLPENVQQVFLRGSGKEEIKFRYDEGGRVYEVSRVFEGVIPNMERRYRETDSNWIREEFERYQNNRPCGTCSGYRLRPEALAVKIGPSEGKPETLLHAGQVVQMSIREAFDWCTNVPDYLTVQKNEIARAILKEIRERLGFLNNVGLEYLTLARSSGTLSGGESQRIRLASQIGSGLTGVLYVLDEPSIGLHQRDNDRLLQTLKNLRDQGNTVIVVEHDEEAIREADYVFDIGPGAGVHGGRVVSHGTAEEVANDPNSLTGQYLTGKRQIAVPAKRRKGNKKKIRVVKATGNNLQNVTVDYPLGKFVCVTGVSGGGKSTLTIETLFKTASMNLNGARQTPAPCETIKGLEHLDKVIDIDQRAIGRTPRSNPATYTGAFTPIRDWFAGLPESKARGYKPGRFSFNVKGGRCEACQGDGVIKIEMHFLPDVYVECETCKGQRYNRETLEVKFKGKSIADVLDMTVEDAQGFFQAVPSIREKMDALMRVGLGYIKVGQQATTLSGGEAQRVKLSKELSKRSTGRTLYILDEPTTGLHFEDVRKLLEVLHELVDQGNSVVVIEHNLDVIKTADYIIDIGPEGGDGGGQVVATGTPEQVAEVEGSYTGYYLKQMLAQRKVAAE from the coding sequence ATGGCTGAGCTAAAGAACATCGAAGTGCGCGGCGCGCGCGAGCACAATCTTAAAAACATCGATGTGGATATTCCGCGCGATAAATTGGTCGTGATCACTGGCCTTTCAGGGTCAGGTAAATCGAGCTTGGCCTTCGATACGATTTATGCGGAAGGCCAGCGGCGCTATGTCGAGTCGCTGAGCGCCTATGCCCGCCAGTTCCTTGATATGATGCAGAAACCTGATGTGGATCATATCAGCGGCCTGTCTCCCGCGATTTCGATCGAACAAAAGACAACGTCGAAGAACCCGCGGTCGACCGTGGGGACGGTGACTGAAATCTATGACTATATGCGTTTGCTTTTTGCGCGCGTTGGCACGCCTTATTCCCCCGCGACCGGCAAGCCGATCGAGGCGCAGCAGGTGCAGGATATGGTCGACCGGATCATGACCATGCCAGAGGGTACGCGGGCCTTCCTGCTGGCCCCGATTATTCGTGACCGTAAAGGCGAGTACCGCAAGGAGTTCCTTGATCTGCGCAAACAGGGTTTCCAGCGCGTTAAGGTGAACGGTGAATTTTACGAGTTGGACGAACCGCCCACGCTGGATAAGAAATTCCGTCATGACATCGACGTTGTTGTCGACCGTATTGTCGTGCGCGAGGGGCTAGAGACACGGTTGGCAGACTCCCTGCGTACCGCGCTTGATCTGGCGGATGGCATTGCTGTGCTGGAAACCGCCCCAGCCGAGGGCGAGCTCGAGCGCCATACATTTAGCGAAAAATTCGCCTGTCCCGTCAGCGGCTTTACGATCCCCGAGATCGAGCCGCGATTGTTTTCATTCAACGCCCCCTTTGGTGCCTGTCCGTCTTGTGATGGTCTGGGCAAAGAGTTGTTTTTTGATGAACGCCTTGTCGTTCCAGATCAAAACCTCAAGGTGTATGACGGCGCGCTGGCCCCGTGGCGCAAGGGTAAGTCCCCGTATTTCCTGCAAACTATCGAAGCTATCGCGAGACACTATAAATTTAGTGAAAATACGCGGTGGAAAGACCTGCCTGAAAACGTCCAGCAGGTTTTCCTGCGCGGTTCCGGCAAGGAAGAGATCAAGTTCCGCTATGACGAAGGCGGCCGCGTTTACGAGGTGAGCCGTGTGTTTGAAGGGGTGATCCCCAACATGGAGCGCCGCTACCGCGAGACCGACAGCAACTGGATCCGCGAAGAGTTTGAACGCTACCAGAACAACCGTCCCTGTGGCACCTGCAGTGGATACCGTTTGCGACCCGAAGCGCTGGCGGTCAAGATAGGACCGTCCGAGGGAAAGCCCGAGACGCTGCTCCATGCGGGCCAGGTCGTGCAAATGTCGATCCGCGAGGCTTTCGATTGGTGCACCAACGTGCCCGATTATTTGACCGTGCAAAAGAACGAAATTGCGCGTGCGATCCTCAAGGAAATCCGCGAGCGGCTAGGATTTTTGAACAACGTAGGGCTGGAATATCTGACCCTTGCGCGGTCAAGCGGGACACTGAGCGGCGGGGAAAGCCAACGTATACGTCTTGCCTCGCAGATCGGGTCGGGGCTCACAGGGGTGCTTTATGTGCTCGACGAACCGTCCATCGGCCTGCATCAGCGCGACAACGATCGTCTGTTGCAAACGCTGAAAAACTTGCGCGATCAAGGCAACACAGTGATTGTTGTCGAACATGACGAAGAAGCGATCCGCGAGGCGGATTATGTCTTTGATATCGGTCCGGGTGCCGGGGTGCATGGCGGGCGGGTCGTTAGCCATGGGACAGCCGAAGAGGTGGCGAATGACCCGAATTCACTTACGGGTCAGTATCTTACCGGCAAGCGGCAAATTGCGGTGCCTGCCAAACGGCGTAAAGGGAACAAAAAGAAAATCCGCGTGGTCAAGGCCACGGGGAATAACCTTCAGAACGTGACGGTGGACTATCCGTTGGGCAAGTTCGTCTGTGTGACGGGCGTGTCGGGCGGCGGTAAATCGACGCTGACCATCGAGACGCTGTTCAAGACCGCGTCAATGAACCTGAACGGTGCCCGCCAGACGCCCGCGCCCTGCGAAACCATCAAAGGCCTAGAGCATCTGGATAAGGTGATCGACATCGACCAGCGTGCGATTGGCCGTACGCCGCGGTCGAACCCTGCGACCTATACCGGTGCCTTCACCCCGATCCGCGATTGGTTCGCCGGTCTGCCCGAATCCAAGGCGCGCGGGTACAAGCCGGGTCGTTTCAGCTTTAATGTCAAGGGCGGGCGCTGCGAGGCTTGTCAGGGCGACGGTGTTATCAAGATCGAGATGCACTTTTTGCCGGACGTCTATGTCGAATGTGAAACCTGTAAGGGGCAGCGTTATAACCGCGAAACGCTTGAGGTGAAGTTCAAGGGCAAATCCATTGCCGACGTGCTGGATATGACCGTCGAAGATGCGCAGGGTTTCTTTCAGGCGGTGCCAAGCATCCGCGAGAAGATGGATGCCCTGATGCGCGTGGGCCTTGGGTACATCAAGGTGGGCCAGCAGGCGACCACGCTGTCAGGCGGCGAAGCGCAGCGCGTCAAACTGTCAAAAGAGCTCAGCAAACGCTCTACGGGCCGGACGCTGTATATTCTGGATGAACCCACCACAGGTCTGCACTTCGAGGACGTACGTAAGCTGCTTGAGGTGCTGCATGAGCTGGTGGATCAGGGGAATTCGGTGGTCGTCATTGAACACAACCTCGATGTGATCAAGACCGCCGATTACATCATCGACATTGGGCCCGAAGGTGGGGACGGTGGCGGTCAGGTGGTCGCCACTGGTACGCCAGAGCAGGTGGCAGAGGTAGAGGGAAGCTATACTGGGTATTACCTCAAGCAGATGCTGGCCCAACGCAAGGTTGCGGCTGAATAG